The region GACGCGCAACTCCAGGCGCTTGTCCACCCGCTCCTGCACGATCATCGGGCAGAACCGCAGCCCGTCGGCGTACGCCAGGTCGCGGGGCGACACCGGCTCGCTGAGACGCGTGACCGTGAGGCCGTCGCCGACGCCCTCGATGAAGGGGATGTGGAACGTCTTGGTGATGACGCGGCCGTCGTGCCGCTCGTGGAACTCGAAGAACGACTCAGGGTCCGTGGTGATCAGCGTGTCCGGTACGGCGAAACCGAGCTCCGCCGCGAGGGCGAGCTGGGAGGCCTTCTGCCCGGACCGGCGCCAGACCGACTCGCGGGCGGGCAGTTGCGGGCACGGCAGGTGCTCCCACAGATCGCTGAGCAGGCTCTGGCACTCCCTGGCCGCGTGCGCGGCGACCGCCGGGTCGGTCAGCTCCGGATGCGGGGCGGGCGGGCTGGGACGGCGCCACCACAACGCGGTGACCGTGTCGAGCGCGATCTCCTCCGCACCGCCCCGCAGGAGGCGCGTCATGCGCCCGTCCGCCGCGTAGCCGACCTCCACCCTCCAGGAGACGGGGAAGCCGCCGGGGTCGAAGACGGTGA is a window of Microbispora sp. NBC_01189 DNA encoding:
- a CDS encoding MvdC/MvdD family ATP grasp protein; this translates as MPSPHVLVLTGEDDPHADRVGALLAERGARVTVFDPGGFPVSWRVEVGYAADGRMTRLLRGGAEEIALDTVTALWWRRPSPPAPHPELTDPAVAAHAARECQSLLSDLWEHLPCPQLPARESVWRRSGQKASQLALAAELGFAVPDTLITTDPESFFEFHERHDGRVITKTFHIPFIEGVGDGLTVTRLSEPVSPRDLAYADGLRFCPMIVQERVDKRLELRVTVVGRRIFAAEIHSQVSNRSAVDWRRYDTRVTPHRPHRLPDDVAARCLTLMERLGLTYGAIDLILTPEGRHVFLEVNPNAQWLWVEHLTGLPISEAICEHLLRGA